From Desmodus rotundus isolate HL8 chromosome 12, HLdesRot8A.1, whole genome shotgun sequence, one genomic window encodes:
- the ZNF446 gene encoding zinc finger protein 446 isoform X2, with product MVSPRQRAEGWGAGSYERWERLRGAIDRKWPAGAVAEVPLGGSKKTPDTKMPSSLESPLLPSVDPAATLEDPEAARLRFRGFCYQEVASPQEALARLQELCRQWLRPEVHSKEQMLELLVLEQFLGSLPAEIQAWVRGQRPGSPKEALALVEGLQHDPGQLLGWITAHVLKQAVLPAAQKAEDSLERPHSPGIVEPLRAAAEERPQDAQKKGSAQLSCSVKEEPDADGQEMAPASPLNPAQSQEGPVRHGELDSVSFHPPRIQEEWGLLDPSQKELYWDTMLEKYGTVVSLGLPPPRPNAHAELEPGAPIAGTEDPGSLCQRGESEGPPGCPESPLSWESPSGATALVPLPPVPSAMQSKPYTCEQCGRGFDWKSVFVIHHRTHTSGQGAQAAALTTGGAQKPLQNPREPGALRHPRRVAPAPRNYACEECGRSFSWKSQLVIHRKSHIGQQRHFCGDCGRGFDWKSQLVIHRKSHRLEAP from the exons ATGGTGTCGCCAAGGCAACGTGCGGAGGGGTGGGGCGCGGGGTCCTACGAGAGGTGGGAGAGGCTCCGAGGTGCCATTGACCGGAAGTGGCCTGCGGGCGCGGTAGCTGAG GTTCCTCTTGGTGGCTCCAAGAAGACTCCCGATACAAAAATGCCATCCTCACTGGAGTCCCCACTCCTGCCCTCCGTGGACCCTGCGGCCACCTTAGAGGACCCTGAGGCAGCACGCCTGCGCTTCCGTGGGTTCTGCTATCAGGAGGTGGCCAGTCCCCAAGAGGCTCTGGCCCGGCTTCAGGAGCTCTGCCGCCAGTGGCTGAGGCCAGAGGTGCACTCCAAGGAGCAGATGCTGGAGCTACTGGTGCTGGAGCAGTTCCTGGGCTCGCTGCCTGCTGAGATCCAGGCCTGGGTGCGGGGCCAGAGGCCAGGTAGCCCTAAAGAGGCTTTGGCCCTGGTCGAGGGCCTGCAGCATGACCCTGGGCAACTACTGGGCTGG ATCACAGCCCACGTCCTGAAGCAAGCAGTGCTCCCAGCAGCACAGAAGGCAGAGGACTCATTGGAGAGACCCCACTCTCCAGGGATAGTAGAGCCCCTCAGGGCAGCTGCTGAGGAGAGGCCACAGGATGCCCAAAAGAAGGGGTCTGCTCAGCTCAGCTGCAGCGTGAAGGAGGAGCCTGATGCGGATGGGCAGGAGATGG CACCTGCCAGTCCCCTAAATCCAGCCCAGTCCCAAGAGGGGCCCGTTAGACATGGGGAACTGGACTCCGTCTCCTTCCATCCACCCAGGATTCAG gaggagtgggggctgctggacCCATCACAGAAGGAGCTGTACTGGGACACAATGCTGGAGAAGTACGGCACGGTAGTCTCCCTGG ggtTACCGCCCCCTAGGCCCAACGCTCATGCCGAGTTGGAGCCAGGGGCACCGATCGCAGGGACAGAGGACCCAGGAAGCCTCTGTCAGC GAGGTGAAAGCGAGGGTCCTCCAGGCTGCCCCGAGTCCCCGCTGTCCTGGGAGAGCCCGTCTGGGGCCACTGCATTGGTCCCACTGCCACCGGTGCCAAGTGCCATGCAGAGCAAGCCCTACACCTGTGAGCAGTGCGGCCGTGGTTTCGACTGGAAGTCAGTGTTCGTCATCCACCACCGGACGCACACTAGCGGGCAGGGTGCTCAGGCCGCGGCGCTGACCACCGGGGGTGCTCAGAAGCCGCTGCAGAATCCCCGGGAGCCCGGTGCACTCCGTCACCCCCGGCGCGTGGCTCCAGCCCCTCGGAACTACGCCTGTGAGGAGTGCGGGCGCAGCTTCAGTTGGAAGTCACAACTGGTCATCCACCGCAAGAGCCACATTGGCCAGCAGCGCCACTTCTGCGGCGACTGCGGCCGTGGCtttgactggaagtcccagctGGTCATCCACAGGAAGAGCCACCGGCTCGAGGCCCCATGA
- the SLC27A5 gene encoding long-chain fatty acid transport protein 5 isoform X2: protein MGLWLRLSLLLLLLLSLGRSTWPAAVALALRWLLGDPACCVLVSLATLARPWLLPWMPNWLSLATVALVLALLPARPPPGLRWLPADMAYIVGILRLGLDVRARLSRKPPETFVDAFERRARTQPGRVTLVWTGRGGHLITYGELDTQACRAAWALKAELVDLVGQGARESAALLVLPSQSIPALGLWLGLAKLGCAVAWINPQIRGASLVHAVLSSGARVLVVDPDLQQNLEEILPKLQAENVRCFYLSLSSRTPGVGALGATVDAASPDPVPADLRAGITPRSPALFIYTSGTTGLPKPAILTHERILQMSGMLSLCGVTADDVVYTVLPLYHVMGLVLGVLGCLELGATCVLAPKFSASCFWDDCRQHGVTVIPYVGEVLRYLCNIPQRQEDQTHTVRLAVGNGLRADVWETFQQRFGPIRILEVYGSTEGNIGFVNYPGRCGAVGKMSCFLRMLSPFELVQFDTEAAEPVRDKAGLCVPVGPGEPGLLLTRVVGRHPFLGYRGPRELSERKLVRKVRRPDDVYYNSGDVLSMDREGFLYFRDRLGDTFRWKGENVSTREVEGVLSLVDFLQEVNVYGVSVPGCEGKVGMAAVQLVPGQTFDGQRLYQHVHTWLPAYAVPHFIRIQDTLEITSTFKLVKSKLVREGFNVSVIADSLFVLDNQAQAFRPLTQEIYQAVCEGTWRL from the exons ATGGGCCTTTGGCTACGTCTttcgctgctgctgctcctgctgctgagcCTGGGGAGGTCCACATGGCCTGCAGCCGTGGCCCTGGCACTGCGCTGGCTCCTGGGGGACCCTGCCTGCTGCGTGCTGGTATCCCTGGCCACACTGGCGCGGCCATGGCTCCTTCCCTGGATGCCCAACTGGCTGAGTCTGGCTACCGTGGCCCTAGTGCTGGCTCTGCTGCCTGCACGGCCACCCCCGGGGCTGCGCTGGCTGCCGGCAGACATGGCCTACATCGTCGGGATCCTCCGCTTGGGCCTGGACGTCAGGGCGCGCTTGAGCCGCAAGCCCCCTGAAACTTTCGTAGATGCTTTTGAGCGGCGGGCACGCACGCAGCCGGGCCGCGTGACCTTAGTGTGGACGGGACGCGGGGGCCACTTGATCACCTACGGAGAGCTGGACACCCAGGCCTGCCGGGCAGCGTGGGCTCTTAAGGCGGAGCTAGTCGACCTCGTGGGCCAGGGGGCCAGGGAATCCGCTGCTCTCCTGGTGCTGCCTTCTCAGTCCATTCCAGCTCTGGGTCTATGGCTGGGACTGGCCAAGCTGGGCTGCGCGGTGGCTTGGATCAACCCACAGATCCGCGGGGCGTCCCTGGTGCACGCGGTGCTGAGCTCCGGGGCTCGGGTGCTGGTAGTAGACCCAG ACCTCCAGCAGAACCTGGAGGAGATCCTCCCCAAGCTGCAGGCAGAGAACGTCCGCTGCTTCTACCTCAGCCTCTCCTCCCGGACACCGGGGGTAGGGGCGCTGGGAGCCACCGTTGACGCTGCGTCCCCGGACCCCGTGCCCGCTGACCTGCGTGCTGGGATCACACCGCGGAGCCCTGCCCTGTTTATCTACACCTCAGGGACCACCG GTCTCCCGAAGCCTGCCATCCTCACGCATGAGCGGATACTACAGATGAGCGGGATGCTGTCTCTGTGCGGGGTCACAGCTGATGACGTGGTCTACACAGTCCTGCCTCTATACCATGTCATGGGACTTGTCCTTGGGGTCCTCGGCTGCCTGGAGCTCG gagcaACCTGTGTCCTGGCCCCCAAGTTCTCTGCTTCCTGCTTCTGGGATGACTGTCGGCAGCACGGTGTGACTGTGATCCCATATGTGGGTGAGGTCCTGCGGTACCTGTGTAACATTCCCCAG CGACAAGAGGACCAGACACATACAGTCCGCCTGGCAGTGGGCAATGGACTCCGGGCAGACGTGTGGGAGACCTTCCAGCAACGCTTTGGCCCCATTCGGATCTTGGAAGTCTACGGCTCCACGGAAGGCAACATTGGCTTTGTGAACTACCCAGGGCGCTGTGGGGCCGTGGGCAAGATGAGTTGCTTCCTTCGA ATGCTGTCCCCCTTCGAGCTCGTACAGTTTGACACGGAGGCTGCTGAGCCTGTGAGGGACAAAGCAGGCTTGTGTGTGCCTGTGGGTCCAG GGGAACCAGGGCTCCTGTTGACTCGGGTGGTAGGCCGCCACCCTTTCCTGGGCTACCGCGGGCCTCGAGAGCTTTCAGAACGGAAGTTGGTGCGAAAGGTGCGGCGCCCGGACGACGTCTACTACAACTCGGGGGACGTGCTGTCCATGGACCGAGAAGGATTCCTCTACTTCCGTGACCGCCTCGGGGACACGTTCCG ATGGAAGGGTGAGAACGTGTCCACgagggaggtggagggtgtgTTGTCACTCGTGGACTTCCTGCAGGAGGTCAACGTCTACGGTGTGTCTGTGCCAG GGTGTGAGGGGAAGGTGGGCATGGCTGCTGTGCAGTTGGTCCCTGGCCAGACCTTCGATGGACAGAGGCTGTACCAGCATGTCCACACTTGGCTCCCTGCTTATGCTGTCCCCCATTTCATCCGTATCCAG GACACCCTGGAGATCACGAGCACTTTCAAACTGGTGAAGTCCAAGTTGGTGCGTGAGGGCTTCAACGTGAGCGTCATTGCTGACTCACTGTTTGTGCTGGACAACCAGGCCCAGGCTTTCCGGCCCCTGACACAGGAAATATACCAGGCTGTGTGTGAGGGTACGTGGAGACTCTGA
- the SLC27A5 gene encoding long-chain fatty acid transport protein 5 isoform X1, which translates to MGLWLRLSLLLLLLLSLGRSTWPAAVALALRWLLGDPACCVLVSLATLARPWLLPWMPNWLSLATVALVLALLPARPPPGLRWLPADMAYIVGILRLGLDVRARLSRKPPETFVDAFERRARTQPGRVTLVWTGRGGHLITYGELDTQACRAAWALKAELVDLVGQGARESAALLVLPSQSIPALGLWLGLAKLGCAVAWINPQIRGASLVHAVLSSGARVLVVDPDLQQNLEEILPKLQAENVRCFYLSLSSRTPGVGALGATVDAASPDPVPADLRAGITPRSPALFIYTSGTTGLPKPAILTHERILQMSGMLSLCGVTADDVVYTVLPLYHVMGLVLGVLGCLELGATCVLAPKFSASCFWDDCRQHGVTVIPYVGEVLRYLCNIPQRQEDQTHTVRLAVGNGLRADVWETFQQRFGPIRILEVYGSTEGNIGFVNYPGRCGAVGKMSCFLRMLSPFELVQFDTEAAEPVRDKAGLCVPVGPGEPGLLLTRVVGRHPFLGYRGPRELSERKLVRKVRRPDDVYYNSGDVLSMDREGFLYFRDRLGDTFRWKGENVSTREVEGVLSLVDFLQEVNVYGVSVPGCEGKVGMAAVQLVPGQTFDGQRLYQHVHTWLPAYAVPHFIRIQSLPLQDTLEITSTFKLVKSKLVREGFNVSVIADSLFVLDNQAQAFRPLTQEIYQAVCEGTWRL; encoded by the exons ATGGGCCTTTGGCTACGTCTttcgctgctgctgctcctgctgctgagcCTGGGGAGGTCCACATGGCCTGCAGCCGTGGCCCTGGCACTGCGCTGGCTCCTGGGGGACCCTGCCTGCTGCGTGCTGGTATCCCTGGCCACACTGGCGCGGCCATGGCTCCTTCCCTGGATGCCCAACTGGCTGAGTCTGGCTACCGTGGCCCTAGTGCTGGCTCTGCTGCCTGCACGGCCACCCCCGGGGCTGCGCTGGCTGCCGGCAGACATGGCCTACATCGTCGGGATCCTCCGCTTGGGCCTGGACGTCAGGGCGCGCTTGAGCCGCAAGCCCCCTGAAACTTTCGTAGATGCTTTTGAGCGGCGGGCACGCACGCAGCCGGGCCGCGTGACCTTAGTGTGGACGGGACGCGGGGGCCACTTGATCACCTACGGAGAGCTGGACACCCAGGCCTGCCGGGCAGCGTGGGCTCTTAAGGCGGAGCTAGTCGACCTCGTGGGCCAGGGGGCCAGGGAATCCGCTGCTCTCCTGGTGCTGCCTTCTCAGTCCATTCCAGCTCTGGGTCTATGGCTGGGACTGGCCAAGCTGGGCTGCGCGGTGGCTTGGATCAACCCACAGATCCGCGGGGCGTCCCTGGTGCACGCGGTGCTGAGCTCCGGGGCTCGGGTGCTGGTAGTAGACCCAG ACCTCCAGCAGAACCTGGAGGAGATCCTCCCCAAGCTGCAGGCAGAGAACGTCCGCTGCTTCTACCTCAGCCTCTCCTCCCGGACACCGGGGGTAGGGGCGCTGGGAGCCACCGTTGACGCTGCGTCCCCGGACCCCGTGCCCGCTGACCTGCGTGCTGGGATCACACCGCGGAGCCCTGCCCTGTTTATCTACACCTCAGGGACCACCG GTCTCCCGAAGCCTGCCATCCTCACGCATGAGCGGATACTACAGATGAGCGGGATGCTGTCTCTGTGCGGGGTCACAGCTGATGACGTGGTCTACACAGTCCTGCCTCTATACCATGTCATGGGACTTGTCCTTGGGGTCCTCGGCTGCCTGGAGCTCG gagcaACCTGTGTCCTGGCCCCCAAGTTCTCTGCTTCCTGCTTCTGGGATGACTGTCGGCAGCACGGTGTGACTGTGATCCCATATGTGGGTGAGGTCCTGCGGTACCTGTGTAACATTCCCCAG CGACAAGAGGACCAGACACATACAGTCCGCCTGGCAGTGGGCAATGGACTCCGGGCAGACGTGTGGGAGACCTTCCAGCAACGCTTTGGCCCCATTCGGATCTTGGAAGTCTACGGCTCCACGGAAGGCAACATTGGCTTTGTGAACTACCCAGGGCGCTGTGGGGCCGTGGGCAAGATGAGTTGCTTCCTTCGA ATGCTGTCCCCCTTCGAGCTCGTACAGTTTGACACGGAGGCTGCTGAGCCTGTGAGGGACAAAGCAGGCTTGTGTGTGCCTGTGGGTCCAG GGGAACCAGGGCTCCTGTTGACTCGGGTGGTAGGCCGCCACCCTTTCCTGGGCTACCGCGGGCCTCGAGAGCTTTCAGAACGGAAGTTGGTGCGAAAGGTGCGGCGCCCGGACGACGTCTACTACAACTCGGGGGACGTGCTGTCCATGGACCGAGAAGGATTCCTCTACTTCCGTGACCGCCTCGGGGACACGTTCCG ATGGAAGGGTGAGAACGTGTCCACgagggaggtggagggtgtgTTGTCACTCGTGGACTTCCTGCAGGAGGTCAACGTCTACGGTGTGTCTGTGCCAG GGTGTGAGGGGAAGGTGGGCATGGCTGCTGTGCAGTTGGTCCCTGGCCAGACCTTCGATGGACAGAGGCTGTACCAGCATGTCCACACTTGGCTCCCTGCTTATGCTGTCCCCCATTTCATCCGTATCCAG TCACTGCCCCTGCAGGACACCCTGGAGATCACGAGCACTTTCAAACTGGTGAAGTCCAAGTTGGTGCGTGAGGGCTTCAACGTGAGCGTCATTGCTGACTCACTGTTTGTGCTGGACAACCAGGCCCAGGCTTTCCGGCCCCTGACACAGGAAATATACCAGGCTGTGTGTGAGGGTACGTGGAGACTCTGA
- the ZNF446 gene encoding zinc finger protein 446 isoform X3: MVSPRQRAEGWGAGSYERWERLRGAIDRKWPAGAVAEVPLGGSKKTPDTKMPSSLESPLLPSVDPAATLEDPEAARLRFRGFCYQEVASPQEALARLQELCRQWLRPEVHSKEQMLELLVLEQFLGSLPAEIQAWVRGQRPGSPKEALALVEGLQHDPGQLLGWITAHVLKQAVLPAAQKAEDSLERPHSPGIVEPLRAAAEERPQDAQKKGSAQLSCSVKEEPDADGQEMAPASPLNPAQSQEGPVRHGELDSVSFHPPRIQEEWGLLDPSQKELYWDTMLEKYGTVVSLGGESEGPPGCPESPLSWESPSGATALVPLPPVPSAMQSKPYTCEQCGRGFDWKSVFVIHHRTHTSGQGAQAAALTTGGAQKPLQNPREPGALRHPRRVAPAPRNYACEECGRSFSWKSQLVIHRKSHIGQQRHFCGDCGRGFDWKSQLVIHRKSHRLEAP, encoded by the exons ATGGTGTCGCCAAGGCAACGTGCGGAGGGGTGGGGCGCGGGGTCCTACGAGAGGTGGGAGAGGCTCCGAGGTGCCATTGACCGGAAGTGGCCTGCGGGCGCGGTAGCTGAG GTTCCTCTTGGTGGCTCCAAGAAGACTCCCGATACAAAAATGCCATCCTCACTGGAGTCCCCACTCCTGCCCTCCGTGGACCCTGCGGCCACCTTAGAGGACCCTGAGGCAGCACGCCTGCGCTTCCGTGGGTTCTGCTATCAGGAGGTGGCCAGTCCCCAAGAGGCTCTGGCCCGGCTTCAGGAGCTCTGCCGCCAGTGGCTGAGGCCAGAGGTGCACTCCAAGGAGCAGATGCTGGAGCTACTGGTGCTGGAGCAGTTCCTGGGCTCGCTGCCTGCTGAGATCCAGGCCTGGGTGCGGGGCCAGAGGCCAGGTAGCCCTAAAGAGGCTTTGGCCCTGGTCGAGGGCCTGCAGCATGACCCTGGGCAACTACTGGGCTGG ATCACAGCCCACGTCCTGAAGCAAGCAGTGCTCCCAGCAGCACAGAAGGCAGAGGACTCATTGGAGAGACCCCACTCTCCAGGGATAGTAGAGCCCCTCAGGGCAGCTGCTGAGGAGAGGCCACAGGATGCCCAAAAGAAGGGGTCTGCTCAGCTCAGCTGCAGCGTGAAGGAGGAGCCTGATGCGGATGGGCAGGAGATGG CACCTGCCAGTCCCCTAAATCCAGCCCAGTCCCAAGAGGGGCCCGTTAGACATGGGGAACTGGACTCCGTCTCCTTCCATCCACCCAGGATTCAG gaggagtgggggctgctggacCCATCACAGAAGGAGCTGTACTGGGACACAATGCTGGAGAAGTACGGCACGGTAGTCTCCCTGG GAGGTGAAAGCGAGGGTCCTCCAGGCTGCCCCGAGTCCCCGCTGTCCTGGGAGAGCCCGTCTGGGGCCACTGCATTGGTCCCACTGCCACCGGTGCCAAGTGCCATGCAGAGCAAGCCCTACACCTGTGAGCAGTGCGGCCGTGGTTTCGACTGGAAGTCAGTGTTCGTCATCCACCACCGGACGCACACTAGCGGGCAGGGTGCTCAGGCCGCGGCGCTGACCACCGGGGGTGCTCAGAAGCCGCTGCAGAATCCCCGGGAGCCCGGTGCACTCCGTCACCCCCGGCGCGTGGCTCCAGCCCCTCGGAACTACGCCTGTGAGGAGTGCGGGCGCAGCTTCAGTTGGAAGTCACAACTGGTCATCCACCGCAAGAGCCACATTGGCCAGCAGCGCCACTTCTGCGGCGACTGCGGCCGTGGCtttgactggaagtcccagctGGTCATCCACAGGAAGAGCCACCGGCTCGAGGCCCCATGA
- the ZNF446 gene encoding zinc finger protein 446 isoform X1 — MVSPRQRAEGWGAGSYERWERLRGAIDRKWPAGAVAEVPLGGSKKTPDTKMPSSLESPLLPSVDPAATLEDPEAARLRFRGFCYQEVASPQEALARLQELCRQWLRPEVHSKEQMLELLVLEQFLGSLPAEIQAWVRGQRPGSPKEALALVEGLQHDPGQLLGWITAHVLKQAVLPAAQKAEDSLERPHSPGIVEPLRAAAEERPQDAQKKGSAQLSCSVKEEPDADGQEMAPASPLNPAQSQEGPVRHGELDSVSFHPPRIQEEWGLLDPSQKELYWDTMLEKYGTVVSLAGLPPPRPNAHAELEPGAPIAGTEDPGSLCQRGESEGPPGCPESPLSWESPSGATALVPLPPVPSAMQSKPYTCEQCGRGFDWKSVFVIHHRTHTSGQGAQAAALTTGGAQKPLQNPREPGALRHPRRVAPAPRNYACEECGRSFSWKSQLVIHRKSHIGQQRHFCGDCGRGFDWKSQLVIHRKSHRLEAP; from the exons ATGGTGTCGCCAAGGCAACGTGCGGAGGGGTGGGGCGCGGGGTCCTACGAGAGGTGGGAGAGGCTCCGAGGTGCCATTGACCGGAAGTGGCCTGCGGGCGCGGTAGCTGAG GTTCCTCTTGGTGGCTCCAAGAAGACTCCCGATACAAAAATGCCATCCTCACTGGAGTCCCCACTCCTGCCCTCCGTGGACCCTGCGGCCACCTTAGAGGACCCTGAGGCAGCACGCCTGCGCTTCCGTGGGTTCTGCTATCAGGAGGTGGCCAGTCCCCAAGAGGCTCTGGCCCGGCTTCAGGAGCTCTGCCGCCAGTGGCTGAGGCCAGAGGTGCACTCCAAGGAGCAGATGCTGGAGCTACTGGTGCTGGAGCAGTTCCTGGGCTCGCTGCCTGCTGAGATCCAGGCCTGGGTGCGGGGCCAGAGGCCAGGTAGCCCTAAAGAGGCTTTGGCCCTGGTCGAGGGCCTGCAGCATGACCCTGGGCAACTACTGGGCTGG ATCACAGCCCACGTCCTGAAGCAAGCAGTGCTCCCAGCAGCACAGAAGGCAGAGGACTCATTGGAGAGACCCCACTCTCCAGGGATAGTAGAGCCCCTCAGGGCAGCTGCTGAGGAGAGGCCACAGGATGCCCAAAAGAAGGGGTCTGCTCAGCTCAGCTGCAGCGTGAAGGAGGAGCCTGATGCGGATGGGCAGGAGATGG CACCTGCCAGTCCCCTAAATCCAGCCCAGTCCCAAGAGGGGCCCGTTAGACATGGGGAACTGGACTCCGTCTCCTTCCATCCACCCAGGATTCAG gaggagtgggggctgctggacCCATCACAGAAGGAGCTGTACTGGGACACAATGCTGGAGAAGTACGGCACGGTAGTCTCCCTGG cagggtTACCGCCCCCTAGGCCCAACGCTCATGCCGAGTTGGAGCCAGGGGCACCGATCGCAGGGACAGAGGACCCAGGAAGCCTCTGTCAGC GAGGTGAAAGCGAGGGTCCTCCAGGCTGCCCCGAGTCCCCGCTGTCCTGGGAGAGCCCGTCTGGGGCCACTGCATTGGTCCCACTGCCACCGGTGCCAAGTGCCATGCAGAGCAAGCCCTACACCTGTGAGCAGTGCGGCCGTGGTTTCGACTGGAAGTCAGTGTTCGTCATCCACCACCGGACGCACACTAGCGGGCAGGGTGCTCAGGCCGCGGCGCTGACCACCGGGGGTGCTCAGAAGCCGCTGCAGAATCCCCGGGAGCCCGGTGCACTCCGTCACCCCCGGCGCGTGGCTCCAGCCCCTCGGAACTACGCCTGTGAGGAGTGCGGGCGCAGCTTCAGTTGGAAGTCACAACTGGTCATCCACCGCAAGAGCCACATTGGCCAGCAGCGCCACTTCTGCGGCGACTGCGGCCGTGGCtttgactggaagtcccagctGGTCATCCACAGGAAGAGCCACCGGCTCGAGGCCCCATGA